The sequence CCTGTTCTAAGGGGTGACCGTGTCAATTAGGAGAGATCCTTCTGCTTCCTAAATGAAAACGTCGTTATGAAGATACCTGTGAAAACCAGCACCATCCCCTGGACATGATAGCCCAGTAGAACCTCTTCTAAAAAAACAATTGCCAGGATGGTACTGAATACCGGCATCAAATGGATAAAAGGCCCAGCCCGGTTTGCCCCCACCTCCCTGATTGCCCGGGTCCAGCAGATAAATGCCAGAATTGAGGCAAACAGAGCTACATAGCTGATGGTCAGTATGGTCTCAATATTTATTTGTATGTGTTTGCCACTCTGTATTTCAAACAGATAACAGGGCAGAAGAAACACCAGTCCCGTCAGCATAATACCGGTCAAGTAGGTGATGGGATGCAGGCCTGCCGGATAATGTCTCAAGTTTGCTGAGTAAAAGGCCCAGACAAGAGCTGCCACCAGTACCAGCAGGTCACCCTGGTTAAATGTCAGTTGCTGCAAGGTGTTTATGTTCCCCTTTGCAATGATTAACAGAACACCGCTTAAAGAAATAAAGACTCCGATGGACTGTCTCATGCTCAATGGTTCCCGGTAGATTAGTAAAGATATGAGAACGATGATTATCGGTATACAGGAGTTTACCAGAACAGCATTAATTGCTGTGGTCGATTGCAGGGCGAGATAGATGAAAGTATTGAATCCGGCAACTCCCAGGATCCCCTGCCAAAGCATAAACCGCCGATGTTGAATCAGAAGTTTTCGTTGTTCGTAGACGCGTCGCAGGCCAAAGGGGGCAATGATCAGTAAGGCCAGAGTCCAGCGCCAGAAGGCGAGGCTTACCGGTGGAATCTCGGCATGCATGCCTCGACTTAAGACAAAGTTCCCAGACCAGAAAAGGGCACTTAGGGTGAGCAGTAGATATGGCATAAAGATAGGTTGTTGTAGATGGTTATTAAATGTTCATTGCATTCCCTTTAGGGAACATGTTTAACCAGATGAAGACCGACTGTGAGTTCTTCCATGGATTGTGTGCTCTGGATTGTTATGAGTACAATAATTACATTGACAATGTCAAAAATATGTTTGGATGATAGATGTTTTGTCTGGTGCATACCACTTTGGTTTCCATAGAAGGATTATAAAATGCTGGATAATATCCTGCCCTTTGTCTTGTTTGTTGTTGCTATGACCGGAACGCCTGGCCCCGGCAATCTTACTATGATGGCTATCGGGCAGACCACTGGCTTTGCCAGTTCCATTCCGTTTCTTATCGGGACGGCTGTGGGGTGCCTGATGCTCGATACTCTGGTTGCCTGTGGCCTGGGGGAGATTATCGTTGCTTCCCCTGCGATTGCCACCCTTCTGCGTATTGGAGGTGTGGTTTATATTTTGTATCTGGCCGGGAAGATACTGGTGCTGCAATTGAATACCAAAAAACTCGAAAAGCGGTTTTCATTTTTTGAGGGGTTTCTGATTCACCCGTTAAGTCCAAAGAGCTGGGCCATGGCAATTGTTGCCTTTAGTCAGTTTATGAATCCGGACCATCCGCTTTTGCCTCAGGTTATGGTTTTTGTCCTCACCTTTTTGATAGGCCTGTTGCTGTTTCACAGCTCGTGGTGCGCGGCAGGGGCGCTTATTCCTCGTCTGGTCAGTTCCAGACGGATATTGTTCGGCGTGAATTGTATTATGGTTACACTTATGCTTGGTGCTACCGGGTATGCCATGTTTGTCTGAAGTTCATTTCTAGGCTTCCAAGTAAGGACCAGAAAAAAGTTCAAAGATGAATTGAATACCTATAGTTCTGTAAAATAGAGAAAAAAACGAAGCTACTGCGGTAGTTTTGCCGTGCAGAGTGAAGCGTTAAGGAATTGATTGAATACACAGTAATGTAATGGTCAGGATAATAGGCCGGCCTAGAGTTTGTCTGCCGGATTGGCAGACAAACTCTCCAGGCCACCTGATCATCAATTGTTCTTGATTTTTGAGCTATACTTATTTTGCCATTGCGTCCATGGCTCTGTTAGGATTTGCCTCAACTTTTTTCAGGATTTCTGTGGTTTTTGCTTCAGGTAACCAGTTGACTTTGCCAGTTGATACGTCGTAGATAGCTCCTACAACTTTGGCTTTCCCGGAGTTAACAAGATCTCGAGAAACAGGGCTTTTCATAAACAGATCCTCCATTCCCTGCCAGATGTTCTCTTCAATTGCATAGGGTATTACGTCAGCACCATGAGCTGTTGGATTGTCTGCAATTGCTTTTTTCACAGCTGGGATGATGTTGTCAACCAGAGTTGGGATGTTTCTTTCAAGTGGATGACCATGACCTTGTACGG comes from Desulfocapsa sulfexigens DSM 10523 and encodes:
- a CDS encoding DMT family transporter, which produces MPYLLLTLSALFWSGNFVLSRGMHAEIPPVSLAFWRWTLALLIIAPFGLRRVYEQRKLLIQHRRFMLWQGILGVAGFNTFIYLALQSTTAINAVLVNSCIPIIIVLISLLIYREPLSMRQSIGVFISLSGVLLIIAKGNINTLQQLTFNQGDLLVLVAALVWAFYSANLRHYPAGLHPITYLTGIMLTGLVFLLPCYLFEIQSGKHIQINIETILTISYVALFASILAFICWTRAIREVGANRAGPFIHLMPVFSTILAIVFLEEVLLGYHVQGMVLVFTGIFITTFSFRKQKDLS
- a CDS encoding LysE family translocator, which encodes MLDNILPFVLFVVAMTGTPGPGNLTMMAIGQTTGFASSIPFLIGTAVGCLMLDTLVACGLGEIIVASPAIATLLRIGGVVYILYLAGKILVLQLNTKKLEKRFSFFEGFLIHPLSPKSWAMAIVAFSQFMNPDHPLLPQVMVFVLTFLIGLLLFHSSWCAAGALIPRLVSSRRILFGVNCIMVTLMLGATGYAMFV